The following proteins are encoded in a genomic region of Panthera leo isolate Ple1 chromosome F2, P.leo_Ple1_pat1.1, whole genome shotgun sequence:
- the KLF10 gene encoding Krueppel-like factor 10 isoform X2 translates to MTLTKITKILKSEKEERMEMISERSKESVYSWNKTAEKSDFEAVEALMSMSCSWKSDFKKYTENRPVTPVSDMSEEENLLPSTPDFHTIPAFCLTPPYSPSDFEPSQVSNLMASAPSTGHFKSFSDPAKPHIAAPFKEEEKSPAPAPKLPKAQATSVIRHTADAQLCNHRSCPVKAASILNYQDNSFRRRTHLNVEAARKNIPCAAVSPNRSKRERNTAADVNEKASPALYDFSVPSSETVICRPQPAPVSPQQKSVLVSPPAVSTGGVPPMPVICQMVPLPANNPVVTTVVPSTPPSQPPAVCPPVVFMGTQVPKGAVMFVVPQPVVQNPKPPVVSPNGTRLSPIAPAPGFSPSTAKVTPQIDSSRIRSHICSHPGCGKTYFKSSHLKAHMRTHTGEKPFSCSWKGCERRFARSDELSRHRRTHTGEKKFACPMCDRRFMRSDHLTKHARRHLSAKKLPNWQMEVSKLNDMALPPTPAPTQ, encoded by the exons ATGACATTAACCAAGATTACCAAGATTCTGAAGTCTGAAAAG GAGGAAAGGATGGAAATGATTTCTGAAAGATCGAAAGAGAGTGTGTATTCCTGGAACAAAACCGCAGAAAAGAGTGATTTTGAAGCTGTAGAAGCACTTATGTCAATGAGCTGCAGTTGGAAGtctgattttaagaaatacactGAAAACAGACCTGTTACTCCAGTATCCGATATGTCGGAGGAAGAGAATCTACTCCCGAGTACACCTGACTTTCATACGATCCCAGCATTT tGTTTGACTCCACCTTACAGCCCTTCTGACTTTGAACCCTCTCAAGTGTCAAATTTGATGGCATCAGCGCCATCTACCGGACACTTCAAATCATTCTCAGATCCTGCCAAGCCTCACATTGCTGCACCtttcaaagaggaagagaagagcccGGCACCTGCCCCCAAACTCCCCAAGGCTCAGGCAACAAGTGTGATCCGTCATACAGCTGATGCCCAGCTGTGTAACCACAGATCTTGCCCAGTGAAAGCAGCCAGCATCCTCAACTATCAGGACAATTCTTTTCGAAGAAGAACCCACCTGAACGTTGAGGCTGCAAGAAAAAACATACCCTGTGCCGCTGTGTCACCAAACAGATCCAAACGTGAGAGAAACACGGCGGCAGATGTTAATGAGAAAGCAAGTCCTGCACTTTATGACTTTTCTGTGCCTTCCTCAGAGACAGTCATCTGTAGACCTCAGCCCGCCCCTGTGTCCCCACAGCAGAAGTCGGTGCTGGTCTCCCCACCTGCAGTGTCAACAGGGGGAGTGCCACCTATGCCGGTCATCTGTCAGATGGTTCCCCTCCCTGCAAACAACCCTGTTGTGACAACAGTTGTTCCTAGCACTCCACCCAGTCAGCCACCAGCTGTGTGCCCACCTGTCGTGTTCATGGGCACTCAGGTGCCCAAAGGCGCTGTCATGTTTGTCGTTCCCCAGCCTGTTGTTCAGAACCCAAAGCCTCCGGTGGTGAGCCCAAATGGCACCAGACTCTCTCCCATCGCCCCCGCTCCAGGGTTTTCCCCTTCCACAGCAAAAGTCACTCCTCAGATTGACTCATCCAGGATACGAAGTCACATCTGTAGCCACCCAGGATGTGGCAAGACGTACTTTAAGAGCTCTCATCTGAAGGCCCACATGAGAACACACACAG GAGAAAAGCCTTTTAGCTGTAGCTGGAAAGGTTGTGAAAGGAGGTTTGCCCGTTCTGATGAACTGTCCAGACACCGGCGAACCCACACAGGTGAGAAGAAATTTGCTTGTCCCATGTGTGACCGACGGTTCATGAGGAGCGACCATTTGACCAAGCATGCCCGGCGCCATCTGTCCGCCAAGAAGCTACCAAACTGGCAGATGGAAGTGAGCAAGTTAAATGACATGGCCTTACCTCCAACCCCTGCCCCCACGCAGTGA
- the KLF10 gene encoding Krueppel-like factor 10 isoform X1: protein MLFGIFTQFLLQPKEWHHINGKWKVEERMEMISERSKESVYSWNKTAEKSDFEAVEALMSMSCSWKSDFKKYTENRPVTPVSDMSEEENLLPSTPDFHTIPAFCLTPPYSPSDFEPSQVSNLMASAPSTGHFKSFSDPAKPHIAAPFKEEEKSPAPAPKLPKAQATSVIRHTADAQLCNHRSCPVKAASILNYQDNSFRRRTHLNVEAARKNIPCAAVSPNRSKRERNTAADVNEKASPALYDFSVPSSETVICRPQPAPVSPQQKSVLVSPPAVSTGGVPPMPVICQMVPLPANNPVVTTVVPSTPPSQPPAVCPPVVFMGTQVPKGAVMFVVPQPVVQNPKPPVVSPNGTRLSPIAPAPGFSPSTAKVTPQIDSSRIRSHICSHPGCGKTYFKSSHLKAHMRTHTGEKPFSCSWKGCERRFARSDELSRHRRTHTGEKKFACPMCDRRFMRSDHLTKHARRHLSAKKLPNWQMEVSKLNDMALPPTPAPTQ from the exons ATGCTTTTCGGTATTTTTACACAATTTCTACTTCAACCAAAAGAATGGCATCACATTAATGGAAAATGGAAGGTG GAGGAAAGGATGGAAATGATTTCTGAAAGATCGAAAGAGAGTGTGTATTCCTGGAACAAAACCGCAGAAAAGAGTGATTTTGAAGCTGTAGAAGCACTTATGTCAATGAGCTGCAGTTGGAAGtctgattttaagaaatacactGAAAACAGACCTGTTACTCCAGTATCCGATATGTCGGAGGAAGAGAATCTACTCCCGAGTACACCTGACTTTCATACGATCCCAGCATTT tGTTTGACTCCACCTTACAGCCCTTCTGACTTTGAACCCTCTCAAGTGTCAAATTTGATGGCATCAGCGCCATCTACCGGACACTTCAAATCATTCTCAGATCCTGCCAAGCCTCACATTGCTGCACCtttcaaagaggaagagaagagcccGGCACCTGCCCCCAAACTCCCCAAGGCTCAGGCAACAAGTGTGATCCGTCATACAGCTGATGCCCAGCTGTGTAACCACAGATCTTGCCCAGTGAAAGCAGCCAGCATCCTCAACTATCAGGACAATTCTTTTCGAAGAAGAACCCACCTGAACGTTGAGGCTGCAAGAAAAAACATACCCTGTGCCGCTGTGTCACCAAACAGATCCAAACGTGAGAGAAACACGGCGGCAGATGTTAATGAGAAAGCAAGTCCTGCACTTTATGACTTTTCTGTGCCTTCCTCAGAGACAGTCATCTGTAGACCTCAGCCCGCCCCTGTGTCCCCACAGCAGAAGTCGGTGCTGGTCTCCCCACCTGCAGTGTCAACAGGGGGAGTGCCACCTATGCCGGTCATCTGTCAGATGGTTCCCCTCCCTGCAAACAACCCTGTTGTGACAACAGTTGTTCCTAGCACTCCACCCAGTCAGCCACCAGCTGTGTGCCCACCTGTCGTGTTCATGGGCACTCAGGTGCCCAAAGGCGCTGTCATGTTTGTCGTTCCCCAGCCTGTTGTTCAGAACCCAAAGCCTCCGGTGGTGAGCCCAAATGGCACCAGACTCTCTCCCATCGCCCCCGCTCCAGGGTTTTCCCCTTCCACAGCAAAAGTCACTCCTCAGATTGACTCATCCAGGATACGAAGTCACATCTGTAGCCACCCAGGATGTGGCAAGACGTACTTTAAGAGCTCTCATCTGAAGGCCCACATGAGAACACACACAG GAGAAAAGCCTTTTAGCTGTAGCTGGAAAGGTTGTGAAAGGAGGTTTGCCCGTTCTGATGAACTGTCCAGACACCGGCGAACCCACACAGGTGAGAAGAAATTTGCTTGTCCCATGTGTGACCGACGGTTCATGAGGAGCGACCATTTGACCAAGCATGCCCGGCGCCATCTGTCCGCCAAGAAGCTACCAAACTGGCAGATGGAAGTGAGCAAGTTAAATGACATGGCCTTACCTCCAACCCCTGCCCCCACGCAGTGA
- the KLF10 gene encoding Krueppel-like factor 10 isoform X4: MEMISERSKESVYSWNKTAEKSDFEAVEALMSMSCSWKSDFKKYTENRPVTPVSDMSEEENLLPSTPDFHTIPAFCLTPPYSPSDFEPSQVSNLMASAPSTGHFKSFSDPAKPHIAAPFKEEEKSPAPAPKLPKAQATSVIRHTADAQLCNHRSCPVKAASILNYQDNSFRRRTHLNVEAARKNIPCAAVSPNRSKRERNTAADVNEKASPALYDFSVPSSETVICRPQPAPVSPQQKSVLVSPPAVSTGGVPPMPVICQMVPLPANNPVVTTVVPSTPPSQPPAVCPPVVFMGTQVPKGAVMFVVPQPVVQNPKPPVVSPNGTRLSPIAPAPGFSPSTAKVTPQIDSSRIRSHICSHPGCGKTYFKSSHLKAHMRTHTGEKPFSCSWKGCERRFARSDELSRHRRTHTGEKKFACPMCDRRFMRSDHLTKHARRHLSAKKLPNWQMEVSKLNDMALPPTPAPTQ, from the exons ATGGAAATGATTTCTGAAAGATCGAAAGAGAGTGTGTATTCCTGGAACAAAACCGCAGAAAAGAGTGATTTTGAAGCTGTAGAAGCACTTATGTCAATGAGCTGCAGTTGGAAGtctgattttaagaaatacactGAAAACAGACCTGTTACTCCAGTATCCGATATGTCGGAGGAAGAGAATCTACTCCCGAGTACACCTGACTTTCATACGATCCCAGCATTT tGTTTGACTCCACCTTACAGCCCTTCTGACTTTGAACCCTCTCAAGTGTCAAATTTGATGGCATCAGCGCCATCTACCGGACACTTCAAATCATTCTCAGATCCTGCCAAGCCTCACATTGCTGCACCtttcaaagaggaagagaagagcccGGCACCTGCCCCCAAACTCCCCAAGGCTCAGGCAACAAGTGTGATCCGTCATACAGCTGATGCCCAGCTGTGTAACCACAGATCTTGCCCAGTGAAAGCAGCCAGCATCCTCAACTATCAGGACAATTCTTTTCGAAGAAGAACCCACCTGAACGTTGAGGCTGCAAGAAAAAACATACCCTGTGCCGCTGTGTCACCAAACAGATCCAAACGTGAGAGAAACACGGCGGCAGATGTTAATGAGAAAGCAAGTCCTGCACTTTATGACTTTTCTGTGCCTTCCTCAGAGACAGTCATCTGTAGACCTCAGCCCGCCCCTGTGTCCCCACAGCAGAAGTCGGTGCTGGTCTCCCCACCTGCAGTGTCAACAGGGGGAGTGCCACCTATGCCGGTCATCTGTCAGATGGTTCCCCTCCCTGCAAACAACCCTGTTGTGACAACAGTTGTTCCTAGCACTCCACCCAGTCAGCCACCAGCTGTGTGCCCACCTGTCGTGTTCATGGGCACTCAGGTGCCCAAAGGCGCTGTCATGTTTGTCGTTCCCCAGCCTGTTGTTCAGAACCCAAAGCCTCCGGTGGTGAGCCCAAATGGCACCAGACTCTCTCCCATCGCCCCCGCTCCAGGGTTTTCCCCTTCCACAGCAAAAGTCACTCCTCAGATTGACTCATCCAGGATACGAAGTCACATCTGTAGCCACCCAGGATGTGGCAAGACGTACTTTAAGAGCTCTCATCTGAAGGCCCACATGAGAACACACACAG GAGAAAAGCCTTTTAGCTGTAGCTGGAAAGGTTGTGAAAGGAGGTTTGCCCGTTCTGATGAACTGTCCAGACACCGGCGAACCCACACAGGTGAGAAGAAATTTGCTTGTCCCATGTGTGACCGACGGTTCATGAGGAGCGACCATTTGACCAAGCATGCCCGGCGCCATCTGTCCGCCAAGAAGCTACCAAACTGGCAGATGGAAGTGAGCAAGTTAAATGACATGGCCTTACCTCCAACCCCTGCCCCCACGCAGTGA
- the KLF10 gene encoding Krueppel-like factor 10 isoform X3 encodes MLNFGASLQQASEERMEMISERSKESVYSWNKTAEKSDFEAVEALMSMSCSWKSDFKKYTENRPVTPVSDMSEEENLLPSTPDFHTIPAFCLTPPYSPSDFEPSQVSNLMASAPSTGHFKSFSDPAKPHIAAPFKEEEKSPAPAPKLPKAQATSVIRHTADAQLCNHRSCPVKAASILNYQDNSFRRRTHLNVEAARKNIPCAAVSPNRSKRERNTAADVNEKASPALYDFSVPSSETVICRPQPAPVSPQQKSVLVSPPAVSTGGVPPMPVICQMVPLPANNPVVTTVVPSTPPSQPPAVCPPVVFMGTQVPKGAVMFVVPQPVVQNPKPPVVSPNGTRLSPIAPAPGFSPSTAKVTPQIDSSRIRSHICSHPGCGKTYFKSSHLKAHMRTHTGEKPFSCSWKGCERRFARSDELSRHRRTHTGEKKFACPMCDRRFMRSDHLTKHARRHLSAKKLPNWQMEVSKLNDMALPPTPAPTQ; translated from the exons ATGCTCAACTTCGGCGCTTCTCTCCAGCAGGCTTCG GAGGAAAGGATGGAAATGATTTCTGAAAGATCGAAAGAGAGTGTGTATTCCTGGAACAAAACCGCAGAAAAGAGTGATTTTGAAGCTGTAGAAGCACTTATGTCAATGAGCTGCAGTTGGAAGtctgattttaagaaatacactGAAAACAGACCTGTTACTCCAGTATCCGATATGTCGGAGGAAGAGAATCTACTCCCGAGTACACCTGACTTTCATACGATCCCAGCATTT tGTTTGACTCCACCTTACAGCCCTTCTGACTTTGAACCCTCTCAAGTGTCAAATTTGATGGCATCAGCGCCATCTACCGGACACTTCAAATCATTCTCAGATCCTGCCAAGCCTCACATTGCTGCACCtttcaaagaggaagagaagagcccGGCACCTGCCCCCAAACTCCCCAAGGCTCAGGCAACAAGTGTGATCCGTCATACAGCTGATGCCCAGCTGTGTAACCACAGATCTTGCCCAGTGAAAGCAGCCAGCATCCTCAACTATCAGGACAATTCTTTTCGAAGAAGAACCCACCTGAACGTTGAGGCTGCAAGAAAAAACATACCCTGTGCCGCTGTGTCACCAAACAGATCCAAACGTGAGAGAAACACGGCGGCAGATGTTAATGAGAAAGCAAGTCCTGCACTTTATGACTTTTCTGTGCCTTCCTCAGAGACAGTCATCTGTAGACCTCAGCCCGCCCCTGTGTCCCCACAGCAGAAGTCGGTGCTGGTCTCCCCACCTGCAGTGTCAACAGGGGGAGTGCCACCTATGCCGGTCATCTGTCAGATGGTTCCCCTCCCTGCAAACAACCCTGTTGTGACAACAGTTGTTCCTAGCACTCCACCCAGTCAGCCACCAGCTGTGTGCCCACCTGTCGTGTTCATGGGCACTCAGGTGCCCAAAGGCGCTGTCATGTTTGTCGTTCCCCAGCCTGTTGTTCAGAACCCAAAGCCTCCGGTGGTGAGCCCAAATGGCACCAGACTCTCTCCCATCGCCCCCGCTCCAGGGTTTTCCCCTTCCACAGCAAAAGTCACTCCTCAGATTGACTCATCCAGGATACGAAGTCACATCTGTAGCCACCCAGGATGTGGCAAGACGTACTTTAAGAGCTCTCATCTGAAGGCCCACATGAGAACACACACAG GAGAAAAGCCTTTTAGCTGTAGCTGGAAAGGTTGTGAAAGGAGGTTTGCCCGTTCTGATGAACTGTCCAGACACCGGCGAACCCACACAGGTGAGAAGAAATTTGCTTGTCCCATGTGTGACCGACGGTTCATGAGGAGCGACCATTTGACCAAGCATGCCCGGCGCCATCTGTCCGCCAAGAAGCTACCAAACTGGCAGATGGAAGTGAGCAAGTTAAATGACATGGCCTTACCTCCAACCCCTGCCCCCACGCAGTGA